From the Gouania willdenowi chromosome 19, fGouWil2.1, whole genome shotgun sequence genome, one window contains:
- the LOC114481381 gene encoding neurogenic differentiation factor 2-like — translation MLSRLFSEVLPDVQRLAADWGEDTENEDCKTNEDDPCHLGEDDLDDPQEGSSRAESEMAGDDDDDEEAEEEEEDENSGDKPKKRGPKKRKMTAARVERSKVRRMKANARERTRMHDLNSALDNLRKVVPCYSKTQKLSKIETLRLAKNYILALGEILRNGKRPDVVTYVQMLCKGLSQPTTNLVAGCLQLNTRNFLTEQCSDGSRFHMPSSPFSVHPYPYRCSRLSSPHYQPGSGALSLRGHAYGPGYEPGFPAGGTSPDYSSPDYEGQHSPPVCLNGAGLSGRQQESSESDRNYHYSMHYSGHTTSRLGHSMSFGPSGARSGGPHSENIPPPFHDGHLHHDRAPPYEDLNAFFHN, via the coding sequence ATGTTGAGCCGTCTGTTCAGCGAGGTGCTGCCGGACGTCCAGAGACTGGCAGCGGACTGGGGAGAGGACACCGAGAACGAGGACTGCAAGACCAACGAGGACGACCCCTGTCACCTCGGTGAGGATGACCTGGACGACCCCCAGGAGGGCAGCAGCCGAGCGGAGTCCGAGATGGCCGGGGACGACGATGACGATGAGGAggccgaggaggaggaggaagacgaGAACAGTGGAGACAAACCCAAGAAACGGGGCCCGAAGAAGCGGAAGATGACCGCGGCCCGCGTGGAGCGCAGCAAGGTGCGCAGGATGAAGGCCAACGCACGGGAGCGCACGCGCATGCACGATCTCAACTCCGCGCTGGACAACCTGCGCAAAGTGGTTCCGTGCTACTCCAAAACCCAGAAACTCTCCAAGATAGAGACACTGAGGCTGGCCAAGAACTACATCTTAGCCCTGGGGGAGATTTTACGCAACGGGAAGCGTCCAGATGTGGTGACCTATGTGCAGATGTTGTGTAAAGGCCTGTCCCAGCCCACCACCAACCTGGTGGCTGGATGTCTGCAGCTCAACACCAGGAACTTCCTGACGGAGCAGTGCTCCGACGGTTCCCGGTTCCACATGCCCAGCTCTCCGTTCTCGGTGCACCCGTACCCGTACCGCTGCTCCCGCCTCTCCAGCCCGCACTACCAGCCCGGCTCAGGTGCGCTGTCCCTGCGGGGCCACGCCTACGGGCCTGGGTACGAGCCCGGGTTCCCAGCAGGTGGGACGTCCCCTGACTACAGCAGCCCGGACTACGAGGGCCAGCACAGCCCCCCGGTCTGCCTGAACGGGGCAGGACTGTCCGGGAGGCAGCAGGAGTCCTCCGAGTCCGACAGGAACTATCATTACTCTATGCATTACTCTGGACACACCACGTCACGACTTGGTCACAGCATGTCCTTCGGGCCTTCAGGGGCCCGCAGTGGGGGCCCCCACTCAGAAAATATCCCACCACCTTTCCACGACGGGCATTTGCACCACGACAGGGCCCCGCCATATGAGGACCTCAATGCTTTCTTCCACAACTGA